The Klebsiella sp. RHBSTW-00484 genome includes a window with the following:
- a CDS encoding sn-glycerol-3-phosphate import ATP-binding protein UgpC, translating to MAGLKLQAVTKSWDGKTQVIQPLTLDVADGEFIVMVGPSGCGKSTLLRMVAGLERVTSGDIWIDRKRVTEMEPKDRGIAMVFQNYALYPHMSVEENMAWGLKIRGMGKGLIAERVQEAARILELDGLLKRRPRELSGGQRQRVAMGRAIVRDPAVFLFDEPLSNLDAKLRVQMRLELQQLHRRLKTTSLYVTHDQVEAMTLAQRVMVMNKGIAEQIGTPIEVYEKPASLFVASFIGSPAMNLLKGRVSDDGSRFELEDGMLLPMNSEHRRYAGRKMTLGIRPEHFALSSQAEGGVPLVMDTLEILGADNLAHGRWGEQKLVVRLPHQLRPQAGCTLWLHLPPGDLHLFDSETGQRA from the coding sequence ATGGCTGGTTTAAAACTACAGGCAGTAACTAAAAGCTGGGATGGCAAAACCCAGGTCATTCAACCGTTAACGCTGGACGTGGCAGACGGAGAATTTATCGTGATGGTCGGCCCATCGGGCTGCGGGAAATCAACGTTGCTTAGGATGGTGGCGGGGCTTGAGCGAGTGACCAGCGGCGATATCTGGATTGACCGCAAGCGCGTTACTGAAATGGAGCCGAAAGATCGCGGTATCGCGATGGTGTTCCAGAACTACGCCCTCTACCCGCATATGAGCGTGGAAGAGAACATGGCCTGGGGCTTGAAGATTCGCGGCATGGGCAAGGGATTAATTGCCGAGCGCGTGCAGGAGGCGGCAAGAATTCTGGAGCTGGACGGTTTGCTAAAGCGCCGCCCACGCGAGCTTTCCGGCGGCCAGCGCCAGCGCGTGGCGATGGGGCGAGCCATCGTTCGTGATCCGGCGGTATTTCTGTTTGATGAGCCGCTCTCCAACCTCGATGCCAAGCTGCGCGTACAGATGCGCCTTGAGCTGCAACAGCTGCATCGCCGTCTGAAAACCACTTCGCTGTATGTCACTCATGATCAGGTCGAAGCGATGACCCTCGCTCAGCGGGTGATGGTGATGAATAAGGGGATTGCCGAACAGATAGGCACGCCGATTGAAGTGTATGAAAAACCGGCCAGCCTCTTTGTGGCGAGCTTTATCGGTAGCCCGGCAATGAACCTACTGAAAGGGCGGGTCAGCGATGACGGTAGCCGCTTTGAGCTTGAGGACGGAATGCTTTTGCCAATGAACAGCGAGCATCGCCGCTACGCCGGGCGTAAGATGACGCTCGGTATCCGCCCGGAACATTTTGCATTAAGCTCGCAGGCGGAAGGTGGCGTACCGCTGGTGATGGATACGCTGGAAATTTTAGGTGCCGACAACCTCGCCCACGGGCGCTGGGGCGAACAAAAGCTGGTGGTTCGGCTACCGCACCAGTTACGCCCGCAGGCTGGCTGCACTCTGTGGCTACATCTGCCGCCGGGGGATCTGCATCTTTTTGATAGTGAAACAGGACAACGCGCATGA
- the ugpE gene encoding sn-glycerol-3-phosphate ABC transporter permease UgpE, producing MIENRRGLTIFSHTMLILGIAVILFPLYVAFVAATLDSKAVFETPMTLIPGGHLLDNMKTIWVNGVGANSAPFWLMMLNSFIMAFAITVGKIAVSMLSAFAIVWFRFPLRNLFFWMIFITLMLPVEVRIFPTVEVIANLKMLDSYAGLTLPLMASATATFLFRQFFMTLPDELIEAARIDGASPMRFFRDIVLPLSKTNLAALFVITFIYGWNQYLWPLLIIQDVNLGTAVAGIKGMIATGEGTTQWNQVMAAMLLTLIPPVVIVLAMQRAFVRGLVDSEK from the coding sequence ATGATTGAGAACCGTCGCGGGCTGACGATTTTCAGCCACACCATGTTGATTTTAGGCATCGCGGTGATCCTGTTCCCGCTGTATGTCGCCTTTGTCGCGGCAACGCTGGACAGCAAAGCGGTCTTCGAAACGCCGATGACCCTGATCCCCGGCGGGCACCTGCTCGACAACATGAAAACCATCTGGGTAAACGGCGTTGGGGCCAACAGCGCGCCGTTCTGGCTGATGATGCTCAACAGTTTCATCATGGCGTTCGCTATCACGGTGGGCAAAATCGCGGTGTCGATGCTTTCCGCCTTCGCCATCGTCTGGTTCCGCTTTCCGCTGCGTAACCTGTTCTTCTGGATGATTTTCATCACCCTGATGCTGCCGGTTGAAGTGCGTATTTTCCCGACCGTGGAAGTCATCGCCAACCTGAAAATGCTCGATAGCTATGCCGGGCTAACGCTGCCGTTGATGGCTTCGGCCACCGCCACTTTTCTGTTCCGTCAGTTCTTTATGACGTTGCCGGACGAGCTGATTGAGGCCGCGCGTATCGACGGCGCGTCACCGATGCGCTTCTTTCGCGATATTGTGCTGCCGTTGTCGAAAACCAATCTGGCGGCGCTGTTCGTTATCACCTTTATCTACGGCTGGAACCAGTACTTGTGGCCGCTGCTGATTATTCAGGATGTGAATCTTGGCACCGCCGTCGCCGGCATTAAAGGCATGATCGCCACCGGCGAAGGCACTACGCAGTGGAACCAGGTGATGGCGGCGATGCTGCTCACGCTGATTCCCCCGGTTGTCATCGTTTTAGCCATGCAGCGCGCGTTTGTGCGTGGCCTGGTCGATAGTGAGAAATAA
- a CDS encoding IS110 family transposase: MMNLVPVGVDIAKLKFDVAVLLPNQKYKTKKFANTPAGCREFLNWLARFGHCHVCMEATGCYSTELATLLADNGCCVSLENPARIHAFANTELTRNKTDKSDAALIARYCALYQPAPWHPAPLSERQLTALVRHLRNLEEMRQMEMNRLEAADEVIVPSLNEHVTMLDELIEETRNKINRHIDDNPDLKRDRELLKSIPGIGDMLSVSLLAFAGNLRRFSNSKALVAYAGLNPRRCESGMWKGKSRLSKVGHAELRSALYMPAVVAGRCNKVVKNLMERLAARGKTGKERVCAGMRKLLQLAYGVVKSGHEFNAEIPLAG; the protein is encoded by the coding sequence ATGATGAATCTTGTCCCTGTCGGCGTTGATATCGCCAAACTCAAATTCGACGTTGCTGTCCTGCTGCCAAACCAGAAGTACAAAACCAAAAAATTCGCCAATACCCCAGCCGGATGCCGCGAATTTCTGAACTGGCTGGCGCGTTTTGGTCACTGTCATGTCTGCATGGAGGCAACAGGTTGCTACAGCACTGAACTGGCCACCCTGCTGGCCGATAATGGCTGCTGCGTCAGCCTTGAAAACCCGGCACGTATCCATGCGTTCGCAAACACTGAACTGACCCGCAATAAAACGGACAAAAGCGACGCGGCGCTGATAGCGCGCTACTGCGCTCTGTATCAGCCGGCCCCCTGGCATCCTGCGCCGCTGAGCGAACGACAACTGACGGCTCTGGTACGCCACCTGCGTAACCTGGAAGAGATGCGTCAGATGGAGATGAACCGCCTTGAGGCAGCAGATGAAGTCATCGTTCCTTCCCTGAATGAACACGTTACGATGCTGGATGAGCTGATTGAAGAAACCCGCAATAAAATCAACCGGCATATCGATGATAACCCAGACCTGAAGCGGGACCGGGAGCTACTGAAAAGTATCCCCGGAATAGGAGACATGCTGAGTGTGAGCCTGCTGGCGTTCGCAGGAAATCTGCGACGGTTCAGCAACAGCAAGGCACTGGTGGCGTATGCTGGTTTGAATCCTCGTCGTTGTGAGTCAGGGATGTGGAAAGGGAAAAGCAGGCTGTCGAAAGTGGGCCATGCAGAGCTGCGTAGCGCACTGTATATGCCAGCGGTAGTGGCAGGAAGATGCAATAAGGTGGTGAAAAACCTGATGGAAAGGCTTGCAGCCCGGGGTAAGACAGGGAAAGAGCGAGTGTGTGCAGGAATGAGGAAATTACTGCAGCTGGCTTATGGTGTGGTGAAATCCGGGCATGAATTTAACGCTGAAATACCACTTGCAGGATAA
- the ugpQ gene encoding glycerophosphodiester phosphodiesterase — MILWPYPHIVAHRGGGKLAPENTLAAIDTGARYGHTMIEFDAKLSKDGLIFLLHDDNLERTSNGWGVAGELAWQDLLKVDAGSWYSGEFKGEPLPLLIEVAERCRQHGMMANIEIKPTTGTGPLTGKMVALAAREFWQGMTPPLLSSFEIDALEAAQEAAPELPRGLLLDEWRDDWRELTTRLGCVSIHLNHKLLDEARVASLKDAGLHILVYTVNKPQRAAELLRWGVDCICTDAIDVIGPNFPA; from the coding sequence ATGATTCTCTGGCCTTATCCTCATATCGTCGCCCACCGGGGCGGCGGTAAACTGGCTCCGGAAAATACCCTGGCGGCTATCGATACCGGCGCTCGCTACGGTCATACGATGATTGAGTTTGACGCTAAGTTATCGAAAGATGGGCTGATTTTTTTACTCCACGATGACAACCTCGAACGGACCAGTAACGGCTGGGGCGTGGCGGGCGAACTGGCATGGCAAGATCTGCTGAAAGTGGACGCCGGAAGCTGGTATAGCGGTGAGTTCAAAGGTGAACCGTTGCCGCTGCTAATCGAAGTCGCCGAGCGCTGCCGCCAGCACGGCATGATGGCGAATATCGAAATTAAGCCTACTACTGGCACCGGCCCGTTGACAGGTAAAATGGTGGCGCTGGCGGCCCGTGAATTCTGGCAAGGAATGACGCCGCCGCTGCTTTCGTCGTTTGAAATCGATGCTCTGGAAGCGGCACAAGAAGCTGCGCCTGAACTGCCGCGCGGGCTGCTGCTGGATGAATGGCGGGACGACTGGCGCGAACTGACCACGCGTCTGGGCTGCGTCTCAATCCATCTTAATCATAAACTGCTGGATGAAGCGCGCGTGGCGAGCCTGAAAGATGCGGGCCTGCACATCCTCGTATATACCGTAAACAAACCCCAGCGCGCCGCCGAGTTGCTGCGTTGGGGCGTGGATTGCATCTGCACCGATGCGATTGACGTTATCGGCCCCAACTTCCCGGCGTAA
- the ugpA gene encoding sn-glycerol-3-phosphate ABC transporter permease UgpA produces the protein MSSSRPVFKSRWLPYALVAPQLVITVIFFIWPAGEALWYSLQSVDPFGLSSQFVGLDNFLMLFHDPYYLDSFWTTIKFSTMVTFSGLLISLFFAALVDYVVRGSRFYQTLMLLPYAVAPAVAAVLWIFLFNPGRGLITHFLGELGYDWNHAQSSGQAMFLVVFASVWKQISYNFLFFFAALQSIPRSLVEAAAIDGAGPIRRFFKLALPLIAPVSFFLLVVNLVYAFFDTFPVIDAATGGGPVQATTTLIYKIYREGFAGLDLSASAAQSVVLMFLVIILTVVQFRYVESKVRYQ, from the coding sequence ATGTCCTCATCCCGTCCGGTGTTTAAATCCCGCTGGCTGCCCTACGCATTAGTTGCGCCACAGTTGGTCATCACCGTTATCTTCTTTATCTGGCCTGCGGGCGAAGCGCTGTGGTATTCGCTACAGAGCGTCGATCCTTTTGGGCTCTCCAGCCAGTTTGTTGGTCTGGATAACTTCCTGATGCTATTCCACGACCCGTACTATCTGGATTCGTTCTGGACGACGATCAAGTTCAGCACGATGGTCACCTTCAGCGGCCTGTTGATCTCGCTATTTTTTGCCGCGCTGGTGGATTACGTGGTGCGCGGTAGCCGTTTCTACCAAACGCTGATGCTGCTGCCTTATGCCGTTGCGCCTGCGGTGGCCGCCGTGCTGTGGATCTTCCTGTTCAACCCCGGGCGCGGGCTGATTACCCATTTTCTCGGCGAGCTTGGCTACGACTGGAACCACGCGCAGAGCAGCGGACAGGCGATGTTCCTCGTGGTTTTCGCCTCGGTATGGAAGCAGATTAGTTACAACTTCCTTTTCTTCTTTGCCGCGCTGCAATCTATACCCCGTTCGCTGGTGGAAGCCGCCGCCATTGACGGCGCGGGGCCGATTCGCCGCTTCTTCAAGCTGGCGCTGCCGCTGATTGCCCCGGTGAGTTTCTTCCTGCTGGTGGTGAACCTGGTGTACGCCTTTTTTGATACTTTCCCGGTTATCGATGCCGCAACCGGCGGCGGGCCGGTACAGGCAACGACAACGCTGATTTATAAAATCTACCGTGAGGGTTTTGCCGGGCTCGACCTTTCGGCATCCGCCGCCCAGTCGGTAGTGCTGATGTTCCTCGTCATTATTCTGACGGTGGTGCAGTTCCGCTACGTTGAAAGTAAGGTGCGCTACCAATGA
- a CDS encoding bactofilin family protein — translation MESKYIALNSALLFWLLGLIAWYFGNSYLAWLAGFLSLSSFVFHFQYHRVNHMFKKNKITEATPPAVSTPTPVSTPPQTVIKKPAATIIASGIRFEGNIIAEGDVDIYGTVSGDIDAKDCQIKVMTGGLVEGNILCRELIIDGGVIGQCNSDTIEIDKNGKITGTLAYRTLAIKKGGVFSGQAEVLPPLAEKSNVVGFITDTTAEIKDKTEIQSAEVAQ, via the coding sequence ATGGAAAGCAAGTATATCGCCTTAAACAGCGCCCTTCTCTTTTGGCTGCTTGGCCTGATAGCCTGGTACTTCGGAAACTCGTATCTGGCTTGGCTAGCGGGCTTTTTATCCCTGTCATCTTTCGTTTTTCACTTTCAATACCATCGGGTTAACCATATGTTTAAAAAGAATAAAATCACTGAAGCTACGCCACCAGCGGTGAGTACGCCAACCCCCGTCAGCACGCCTCCACAAACCGTGATAAAAAAGCCTGCCGCCACGATTATCGCCAGCGGCATCCGCTTTGAAGGAAATATCATTGCGGAAGGAGATGTTGATATTTACGGTACCGTAAGTGGCGATATCGACGCCAAAGACTGCCAAATCAAGGTGATGACTGGTGGCCTGGTCGAGGGGAATATCCTCTGTCGAGAGCTGATTATTGACGGCGGCGTCATCGGCCAGTGCAACAGCGACACCATCGAAATCGACAAGAACGGCAAAATCACCGGCACACTAGCCTACCGCACGCTGGCTATCAAAAAAGGCGGCGTTTTTTCAGGCCAGGCAGAAGTGCTGCCGCCACTCGCAGAAAAGAGCAACGTCGTGGGGTTTATCACTGATACCACTGCAGAAATCAAAGATAAGACTGAGATACAAAGCGCAGAGGTTGCGCAGTAA
- the ugpB gene encoding sn-glycerol-3-phosphate ABC transporter substrate-binding protein UgpB: MKSLRHTALGLALSLAFAGQALAVTTIPFWHSMEGELGKEVDSLAQRFNAANPDYKIVPVYKGNYEQSLSAGIAAFRTGNAPALLQVYEVGTATMMASKAIKPVYQVFSDAGIKFDETQFVPTVSGYYTDSKTGHLLSQPFNSSTPVLYYNKDAFKKAGLDPEQPPKTWQDLAAYTAKLKAAGMKCGYASGWQGWIQIENFSAWHGLPVATKNNGFDGTDAVLEFNKPEQVKHIALLEEMNKKGDFSYFGRKDESTEKFYNGDCAITTASSGSLADIRQYAKFNYGVGMMPYDADVKGAPQNAIIGGASLWVMQGKDKETYTGVAKFLDFLAKPENAAEWHQKTGYLPITTAAYNLTREQGFYDKNPGADIATRQMLNKPPLPFTKGLRLGNMPQIRTIVDEELESVWTGKKTPQQALDSAVERGNQLLRRFEQSTKS, translated from the coding sequence ATGAAATCGTTACGACATACAGCTTTAGGACTGGCGCTCAGCCTGGCGTTTGCCGGACAAGCCCTGGCGGTAACCACTATTCCGTTCTGGCATTCGATGGAAGGGGAGTTAGGGAAAGAAGTTGATTCACTGGCGCAACGTTTCAACGCGGCCAATCCTGATTACAAAATTGTTCCGGTTTACAAAGGCAACTATGAGCAGAGCCTGAGCGCGGGTATCGCTGCGTTCCGTACCGGCAACGCCCCGGCGCTTTTGCAGGTCTATGAAGTGGGGACCGCGACGATGATGGCTTCCAAAGCCATTAAACCGGTTTATCAGGTATTCAGCGATGCGGGCATCAAGTTTGATGAGACGCAGTTCGTGCCGACCGTTTCAGGTTATTACACCGACTCCAAAACCGGCCATCTGCTCTCCCAGCCGTTTAACAGCTCCACTCCGGTGCTGTACTACAACAAAGACGCCTTCAAAAAAGCTGGTTTAGACCCGGAACAGCCACCAAAAACCTGGCAGGATCTGGCAGCCTATACCGCCAAGCTGAAAGCGGCGGGTATGAAGTGCGGCTACGCCAGCGGCTGGCAGGGCTGGATTCAGATTGAAAACTTCAGCGCCTGGCATGGTCTGCCGGTCGCCACCAAAAACAACGGCTTTGATGGTACCGATGCGGTGCTTGAGTTCAACAAGCCGGAGCAGGTGAAACATATCGCCCTGCTCGAAGAGATGAACAAGAAGGGTGATTTCAGTTACTTCGGACGTAAAGACGAGTCCACCGAGAAGTTCTATAACGGCGACTGCGCGATTACTACCGCCTCTTCCGGCTCCCTGGCGGATATCCGTCAGTACGCCAAATTCAACTACGGCGTTGGCATGATGCCGTACGATGCCGACGTGAAGGGCGCGCCGCAGAACGCCATTATCGGCGGGGCCAGCCTGTGGGTGATGCAAGGTAAAGATAAAGAAACTTATACTGGCGTCGCTAAATTCCTCGATTTCCTCGCTAAACCAGAAAATGCTGCCGAATGGCATCAGAAAACCGGCTATCTGCCAATTACCACCGCCGCTTACAACCTGACCCGTGAGCAGGGCTTCTATGATAAGAACCCGGGGGCGGATATCGCTACGCGCCAGATGCTGAACAAACCACCGTTGCCGTTTACCAAAGGCCTGCGCTTGGGCAACATGCCGCAGATCCGCACCATCGTGGATGAGGAACTGGAAAGCGTATGGACCGGTAAGAAAACACCGCAACAGGCGCTGGACTCCGCCGTTGAACGCGGTAATCAGCTGCTGCGCCGTTTTGAGCAGTCGACGAAGTCTTAA
- a CDS encoding DUF2756 family protein — MKALLFLAALLPLSALAQPLNVDNNPNQPGYVVPSQQRMQNQMQNQQMQQQNKLKQDIQSQSRTQQQHLQTQMNNNQQRVQQNNNLNRQQPLPNNNGGMLQRQTTP; from the coding sequence ATGAAAGCACTTTTATTTCTGGCGGCGCTGCTGCCGTTGAGCGCTTTAGCACAACCGCTCAACGTCGATAACAATCCCAACCAGCCGGGGTACGTGGTGCCCAGCCAACAGCGGATGCAAAACCAGATGCAGAACCAGCAGATGCAGCAGCAAAACAAGCTGAAACAGGATATTCAAAGCCAGTCGCGCACGCAGCAACAGCATCTACAGACGCAGATGAATAACAATCAGCAGCGGGTACAGCAGAATAACAACCTGAATCGTCAGCAGCCTCTGCCGAACAATAACGGTGGGATGTTGCAGCGGCAGACGACCCCATAA
- the yhhY gene encoding N-acetyltransferase, whose translation MIRHAEPRDAEPLRQLTSHPEVYHDTLQLPHPSMEMWQERLLPKPGSRHLVATIDEQVVGHLKLSVEPNPRRSHVATFGVSVASQAHGRGVGSALMREMINLCDNWLRVERIELTVFTDNPSAMALYRKFGFIVEGTGKRYALRNGEYVDAYFMARLKG comes from the coding sequence GTGATACGCCATGCCGAGCCACGCGATGCTGAACCTTTACGCCAGCTGACTTCGCATCCGGAGGTCTATCACGACACGTTACAGCTACCACATCCTTCTATGGAAATGTGGCAGGAGCGCCTGCTACCGAAACCCGGTAGCCGTCATCTGGTCGCCACCATCGATGAACAGGTTGTCGGCCACCTCAAACTGAGCGTCGAGCCCAATCCTCGTCGCAGCCACGTGGCGACCTTCGGCGTTAGCGTTGCGTCGCAGGCACACGGTCGCGGCGTAGGCAGCGCGCTGATGCGTGAAATGATTAATCTGTGTGATAACTGGCTACGCGTTGAACGCATTGAGTTAACCGTATTTACGGACAACCCATCCGCTATGGCGCTTTACCGCAAATTTGGCTTTATTGTGGAAGGAACCGGCAAGAGATACGCCCTACGCAACGGCGAGTATGTGGATGCGTACTTTATGGCGCGGCTGAAGGGGTGA
- the ggt gene encoding gamma-glutamyltransferase, which yields MIKTTRWRQVVIAALLAGGSFTVAANPAPPPVSYGVEEDVFHPVRAQQGMVSSVDALATNVGVDILRQGGNAVDAAVAVGYALAVTHPQAGNIGGGGFMMLRTKDGNTTAIDFREMAPEQATRDMFLDDQGNPDSKKSLTSHLASGTPGTVAGFSLALEKYGTMPLNKVIHPAIKLAEEGFIVNDALADDLKTYGSEVIPEHANSRAIFWKNGEPLKKGDKLVQKQLGKSLELIAELGPDAFYKGVIADQIAGEMKNNGGLITKADLANYKAVERTPISGEYRGYQVFSMPPPSSGGIHIVQILNILENFDMNKYGFGSADAMQVMAEAEKHAYADRSEYLGDPDFVKVPWQALTNKAYAKSIAEQIDVNKAKPSSQIRPGKLAPYESNQTTHFSVVDKDGNAVAVTYTLNTTFGTGIVAGNSGILLNNQMDDFSAKPGVPNVYGLVGGDANAVEAKKRPLSSMSPTIVVKDGKTWLVTGSPGGSRIITTVLQMVVNTIDFGMNVAEATNAPRFHHQWLPDELRVEKGFSPDTLKLLEGKGQKVALKEAMGSTQSIMVGPDGTLYGASDPRSPDDLTAGY from the coding sequence ATGATAAAAACAACGCGCTGGCGTCAGGTGGTCATCGCTGCTTTGCTGGCGGGCGGCAGTTTTACCGTCGCCGCAAATCCCGCTCCGCCTCCGGTATCTTATGGTGTCGAGGAAGATGTTTTTCATCCGGTTCGCGCGCAGCAGGGGATGGTCTCCTCGGTCGATGCGCTGGCAACCAACGTCGGCGTGGATATTCTGCGTCAGGGCGGCAATGCGGTGGATGCAGCCGTTGCTGTGGGTTACGCGCTGGCGGTCACGCACCCACAGGCCGGTAATATTGGCGGTGGCGGCTTTATGATGCTGCGTACCAAAGACGGTAATACGACGGCGATCGATTTTCGTGAGATGGCCCCCGAGCAGGCCACCCGCGATATGTTTCTCGACGATCAGGGTAACCCGGACAGCAAAAAATCGCTGACATCGCATCTGGCCTCCGGCACGCCGGGCACGGTTGCGGGTTTCTCCCTCGCGCTGGAAAAATACGGCACGATGCCGCTGAACAAGGTTATTCATCCGGCGATTAAGCTGGCGGAAGAGGGCTTCATCGTCAACGATGCGCTGGCCGATGACCTGAAAACTTACGGTAGCGAAGTGATCCCCGAGCATGCCAACAGCCGGGCCATCTTCTGGAAAAACGGCGAGCCGCTGAAAAAGGGCGATAAACTGGTGCAAAAACAGCTGGGCAAAAGCCTGGAACTGATTGCCGAGCTGGGGCCTGATGCCTTCTATAAAGGCGTGATTGCCGACCAGATTGCCGGAGAAATGAAGAATAACGGCGGGCTTATCACCAAAGCGGATCTGGCAAATTACAAAGCGGTAGAGCGCACGCCAATTAGCGGCGAATATCGCGGCTACCAGGTCTTCTCAATGCCGCCGCCCTCATCCGGCGGGATTCATATCGTACAGATCCTCAATATCCTGGAAAACTTCGATATGAATAAGTACGGCTTCGGCAGCGCCGACGCCATGCAGGTAATGGCGGAAGCGGAAAAACATGCCTATGCCGACCGCTCGGAATACCTTGGTGACCCGGACTTCGTCAAAGTGCCGTGGCAGGCGCTAACCAACAAAGCGTACGCCAAATCGATTGCCGAACAGATCGACGTGAATAAAGCGAAACCGTCGAGCCAGATTCGCCCCGGTAAGCTGGCGCCGTATGAAAGCAATCAAACCACCCATTTCTCGGTGGTGGATAAAGACGGTAACGCCGTTGCGGTCACCTATACGCTGAATACGACCTTTGGTACCGGTATCGTGGCGGGTAACTCAGGCATTCTGCTGAATAATCAGATGGATGACTTCTCTGCGAAACCCGGCGTGCCGAACGTTTACGGGCTGGTGGGTGGCGATGCCAACGCCGTCGAGGCGAAAAAGCGTCCGCTGTCGTCGATGTCGCCGACCATCGTGGTGAAAGATGGCAAAACCTGGCTGGTGACCGGTAGCCCCGGCGGCAGCCGTATTATCACCACCGTGCTGCAGATGGTGGTGAATACCATCGATTTCGGTATGAACGTCGCAGAAGCTACCAATGCTCCGCGCTTCCATCATCAATGGTTGCCGGATGAGCTGCGGGTGGAGAAGGGGTTTAGCCCGGATACGCTGAAGCTGCTGGAGGGTAAAGGACAGAAAGTGGCGCTGAAGGAGGCGATGGGCAGCACCCAAAGTATTATGGTCGGCCCGGATGGCACGCTGTATGGCGCATCCGATCCGCGTTCGCCGGATGATTTAACGGCAGGGTATTAG
- a CDS encoding IclR family transcriptional regulator, which translates to MKTLHKPTERVLLILETLANADGMTLSELSLKTDISKGTIFPILKSLQYRKYISHDDRNGIYTLGISCAVLASSTVEKEFWLKMINSEMHTVVNECNEVCQLGILDDAWVLYVDKVQGEQTVQLVSKVGTRLPAICSALGKALLHKHRDEEILELYPQGLPSVTARSVTDMAQLRQQLVQVADNGYAMDDREINDDTICFAVPLQQKGIILAAISVSLPSFRATDEKTQQVIRSLKDAKDRIESVLNKLPDIKNY; encoded by the coding sequence ATGAAGACGCTTCATAAACCTACCGAGCGCGTTTTACTCATTCTGGAAACATTAGCCAACGCGGATGGGATGACGCTTTCTGAGCTATCGCTCAAAACGGATATTTCGAAAGGAACGATTTTTCCCATCCTCAAATCATTACAATACCGAAAATATATCAGCCACGACGATCGCAACGGTATTTACACCCTGGGGATCTCATGCGCGGTGCTGGCCAGCTCAACGGTTGAAAAAGAGTTCTGGCTTAAAATGATCAATAGTGAAATGCACACGGTGGTTAATGAGTGCAATGAGGTTTGCCAGCTCGGGATTCTGGATGACGCCTGGGTGCTTTACGTTGATAAAGTGCAGGGTGAGCAAACCGTACAGCTGGTCTCTAAGGTAGGAACGCGTCTTCCGGCAATTTGCTCTGCGTTGGGAAAAGCACTGCTGCATAAGCACCGCGACGAAGAGATTCTGGAACTCTATCCGCAAGGTCTCCCTTCCGTCACCGCTCGCAGCGTGACGGATATGGCTCAGCTTCGTCAGCAGTTAGTGCAGGTCGCAGATAACGGTTATGCCATGGACGATCGGGAAATCAACGACGATACCATCTGCTTCGCCGTCCCCCTGCAGCAGAAAGGCATTATTCTGGCAGCAATTAGCGTCTCATTACCTTCCTTTCGCGCCACTGATGAAAAAACCCAACAGGTCATTCGTTCGTTAAAAGACGCGAAAGACAGGATTGAAAGCGTGCTGAACAAGCTGCCCGATATCAAAAATTACTAA